In the genome of Triticum urartu cultivar G1812 chromosome 5, Tu2.1, whole genome shotgun sequence, one region contains:
- the LOC125507799 gene encoding glutaredoxin-C1-like has translation MEQVTKLAGQRAVVIFGTSSCCMCHTVTSLLRDLGANPTVVELDEDPWGKEMEKALARLIGRNPAVPAVFIGGRLVGCTDKVMSLHLSGKLVPLLRNAGAVWV, from the coding sequence ATGGAGCAAGTGACGAAGCTAGCGGGGCAGCGGGCCGTGGTGATCTTCGGCACGAGCTCCTGCTGCATGTGCCACACGGTGACGAGCCTCCTCCGGGATCTCGGGGCAAACCCCACGGTGGTGGAACTGGACGAGGACCCTTGGGGGAAGGAGATGGAGAAGGCGCTGGCGCGGCTCATCGGACGGAACCCTGCCGTGCCGGCGGTGTTCATCGGCGGCAGGCTCGTCGGATGCACCGACAAGGTCATGTCCCTTCACCTCAGCGGCAAACTGGTCCCGCTGCTTCGTAATGCAGGTGCTGTCTGGGTGTAG
- the LOC125555609 gene encoding glutaredoxin-C1 translates to MEQVTKLAGQRAVVIFSMSSCCMCHTVARLFRDLGANPAEVDLDEDPRGKEMEKALARLLGRNPAVPAVFIGGRLVGSTDKVMSLHLSGKLVPLLRNAGAVWV, encoded by the coding sequence ATGGAGCAGGTGACGAAGCTGGCGGGGCAGCGGGCGGTGGTGATCTTCAGCATGAGCTCCTGCTGCATGTGCCACACGGTGGCGCGCCTCTTCCGGGACCTCGGGGCGAACCCGGCGGAGGTGGATCTGGACGAGGACCCCAGGGGAAAGGAGATGGAGAAGGCGCTGGCGAGGCTCCTCGGCCGGAACCCGGCCGTGCCGGCGGTGTTCATCGGCGGCAGGCTCGTCGGATCCACCGACAAGGTCATGTCCCTTCACCTCAGCGGCAAGCTCGTCCCGCTGCTTCGTAACGCAGGTGCTGTATGGGTGTAG